Below is a window of Syntrophomonas wolfei subsp. wolfei str. Goettingen G311 DNA.
ATCGGTGAGAGCAGGGAACAAAACTACTTTAGTGATAATCGGGAAATACCCTGGTGGGCTTTGGGGGCGGTTTATGCGGCGCAAGAGCAGGAAATTATTAAGGGTTATCCCGATGGGAGTTTTCGCCCCTGGAGAAATGTTAGCCGGGCTGAAATGGCAGTTATTATGGCGGCCCTCCAGTGCAGCGAGAAAAAGAACGACAAGCAGGAAGAGCAAACCCTGCCGGAGCTTCCCTTTCTTGAAGTACCCTCCTGGGCCAGGGAGGCCTTTCAACATTTATACCATACGCAGCAGTTGAATTATCTGGATTATGTAAGAGGCAACTACATTGATGCCGAGCGTCCTCTTAGCCGGGCTGAAGCGGCAGCTATTATAGCTAAAATGTGGAGTGAAGAGTAAGATGCAAGGCGAAAAAAAAGGTTCCCCTCGAAGGGAACCTTTTTTTCGCCTTATTAAATCTCCAGCCAGAGGACAATGGACTCCCGGGCTGCTTCTTTATCCCAATTGTTCAATTGTTTCTCCAGAGCTTTTATCTGTATCTCCAGCTCTTTGCTTTGCTCCTTATCATGTACTGTAGCCGCCTGTGCACTTAGCATACGGTATTGCTCCAGGCTATCGTTGAAGCGGCTGGTCAGATCCTGACGATTTTCCTCCAGGGAGAGCCGACTGCCCAATCCTAACAATTCCTGTTTAAGCTGTTCCGCCGTTTCAACCGGGCAGCTAAACTTTAAAACCGTTGCGCTTCGCTGTCCATCGAGCTGTTGTCCCAGCAACTGTACGCTAGCTCCAGCTGCCGCCGCTATCTTTTGTGCTTCTTGCTGAGCTTTGGCTTGATCCGCATCATAGGGAACCAGCTTGTAAATAGTAGAAACAAGTACTCTTTCTTTACTCAAAAATACCGGAGCAGCTGTCGGGTTACCAGTATCTACTGTTGCTATATTTGGATTTTCCGGCCCGGCAGGAGCTGTGGGATTATTCTTAACCGCTGGTTTACTCATCCCCTGCGGAGCCATCGGGCTGCTTTTGTTATCTTGCTTCCCGGCCGGGGTTATTGCATTATTGCCAGGTGTCTTTTCCCCCGGTTGCTCGGCTATCTGCTGTTTCGTTGTTTGCTGCACCGGGTCTGTGTTCACCGCTGGATCCTTATTTG
It encodes the following:
- a CDS encoding anti-sigma factor family protein gives rise to the protein MKCNEAREFFSPWIDHEMEDAEREALQLHLDSCPDCQHELADWERISALLRESLAEAAEERTAPPELTRAVMITLREQGQPKRLAGWKKAAAGIAAALALYLGSSGLLWTPLWQVANKDPAVNTDPVQQTTKQQIAEQPGEKTPGNNAITPAGKQDNKSSPMAPQGMSKPAVKNNPTAPAGPENPNIATVDTGNPTAAPVFLSKERVLVSTIYKLVPYDADQAKAQQEAQKIAAAAGASVQLLGQQLDGQRSATVLKFSCPVETAEQLKQELLGLGSRLSLEENRQDLTSRFNDSLEQYRMLSAQAATVHDKEQSKELEIQIKALEKQLNNWDKEAARESIVLWLEI